A single genomic interval of Cupriavidus sp. MP-37 harbors:
- a CDS encoding MFS transporter, with amino-acid sequence MQNRQLSLTTVLVCGGLLVTLSMGIRHGFGLFNLPITQAHGWNRETFAFALALQNLMWGASQPFAGALADKFGALRIMLVGVALYVAGLVVMALATSGTAFATGAGVMIGIAQSGTTYSIVYGVIGRVASPEKRVWAMGIAAAAGSFGQFLMIPVEQGLISGLGWQNALYVMALMACVMLPLALTLREPREAAHAGGHHQTIGQAIHEAFGNRNFQLLTLGYFVCGFQVVFIGVHLAPYLKDQGLTDPKVATVALALIGLFNVFGTYTAGALGQRLPKRYLLSAIYLTRSVVIAGYLLLPLTVAGTWVFAAVMGFLWLSTVPLTNGIIAQVFGVKYLSMLSGVVFFSHQIGSFLGAWLGGYLYDRTGGYNTVWLIAIGLGVLAALVNLPIREQALVRAQPAAA; translated from the coding sequence ATGCAGAACCGACAACTCTCCCTGACCACCGTGCTTGTGTGCGGCGGCTTGCTGGTCACGCTTTCGATGGGCATCCGGCACGGCTTCGGCCTGTTCAACCTGCCGATCACGCAGGCCCACGGCTGGAACCGCGAAACCTTCGCCTTTGCGCTGGCGCTGCAGAACCTGATGTGGGGCGCCAGCCAGCCTTTCGCCGGGGCGCTGGCCGACAAGTTCGGCGCGCTGCGCATCATGCTGGTGGGCGTGGCGCTGTATGTGGCCGGGCTGGTGGTGATGGCGCTGGCGACCAGCGGCACGGCATTCGCCACCGGCGCCGGCGTGATGATCGGCATCGCCCAGTCCGGCACCACCTACAGCATCGTCTACGGCGTGATCGGCCGCGTGGCCAGCCCGGAAAAGCGGGTCTGGGCCATGGGCATCGCCGCCGCGGCGGGCTCCTTCGGCCAGTTCCTGATGATTCCGGTAGAGCAGGGGCTGATTTCCGGCCTGGGCTGGCAGAACGCACTGTACGTGATGGCGCTGATGGCGTGCGTGATGCTGCCGCTGGCGCTGACCCTGCGCGAGCCGCGCGAAGCCGCCCACGCCGGCGGCCACCACCAGACCATCGGCCAGGCCATCCATGAAGCCTTCGGCAACCGCAACTTCCAGCTGCTGACACTGGGCTACTTCGTGTGCGGCTTCCAGGTGGTCTTTATCGGCGTGCACCTGGCGCCGTACCTGAAGGACCAGGGCCTGACCGATCCCAAGGTTGCCACGGTGGCGCTGGCGCTGATCGGGCTGTTCAACGTGTTCGGCACCTACACCGCCGGCGCGCTCGGCCAGCGCCTGCCCAAGCGCTACCTGCTGTCGGCGATCTACCTGACGCGCTCGGTGGTGATCGCCGGCTACCTGCTGCTGCCGCTGACCGTGGCTGGCACCTGGGTGTTCGCGGCGGTGATGGGTTTCCTGTGGCTGTCGACGGTGCCCCTGACCAACGGCATCATCGCGCAGGTGTTCGGGGTGAAATATCTGTCGATGCTGTCGGGCGTGGTGTTCTTCTCGCACCAGATCGGCAGTTTCCTCGGCGCGTGGCTGGGGGGCTATCTGTATGACCGCACCGGCGGGTACAACACGGTGTGGCTGATCGCGATCGGGCTGGGCGTGCTGGCGGCGCTGGTCAACCTGCCGATCCGCGAGCAGGCGCTGGTGCGGGCGCAGCCGGCGGCGGCGTGA
- the parC gene encoding DNA topoisomerase IV subunit A, which yields MEQQDITFQPEEPADSLTLARYAERAYLDYAVSVVKGRALPEVADGQKPVQRRILFAMHEMGLRADAKPVKSARVVGDVLGKFHPHGDQSAYDALVRLAQDFSLRYPLIDGQGNFGSRDGDGAAAMRYTEARLTPISRLLLDEIDEGTVDFIPNYDGSMQEPKLLPARLPFVLLNGASGIAVGMATEIPPHNLREVAAATVAMIRNPNIALAELLALMPGPDYPGGGQIISPAADIAQIYENGRGSLKVRARWTIEELARGQWQLVVTELPPNTSAQKVLEEIEEITNPKIKTGKKALTQDQQQLKATVLAVLDAVRDESGKDAPVRLVFEPKSKNIDQQEFIQTLLAHTSLESGAPINLVMIGTDGRPRQKGLREILGEWIAFRFDTVTRRTRHRLGKVEDRIHILEGRMLVLLNIDEVIRIIRESDEPKPALVEAFGLSDRQAEDILEIRLRQLARLEAIRIEKELKELREEQADLDVLLKSETMMRRRIIKEIETDAKQYSPEDKDPRRTLIQEERRAAAEVRVIDEPVTVVMSQKGWVRTRQGHGHDPQQFTFKAGDALYNTFDCRTVDVLLVFGTNGRVYSVPVSSLPGGRGDGVPITTLIELQSGSQVAHTFAGSASQRVLIATASGNGFQTTVGDMTGRQKGGKSFLTLDDGDAPLPPAPIGDEATHAACLSGNGRLLLVALDEVKVLSAGGRGVILMELEPKEKLLQAVAVGAPGLVLSGAGRGGKPSSQKLAGQSLLPYVGKRARKGKPIEAKLKEPRIEPVRVEPPGNGN from the coding sequence ATGGAACAACAAGACATCACGTTTCAACCTGAAGAGCCCGCCGATTCGCTGACGCTGGCCCGCTACGCCGAGCGCGCCTACCTGGACTACGCCGTCAGCGTGGTCAAGGGCCGCGCGCTGCCCGAGGTGGCCGACGGCCAGAAGCCGGTGCAGCGGCGCATCCTGTTCGCGATGCACGAGATGGGCCTGCGCGCCGACGCCAAGCCGGTCAAGTCCGCGCGCGTGGTCGGCGACGTGCTGGGCAAGTTCCACCCGCACGGCGACCAGTCCGCCTATGACGCACTGGTGCGGCTGGCGCAGGATTTCTCGCTGCGCTATCCGCTGATCGACGGCCAGGGCAACTTCGGCTCGCGCGACGGCGACGGCGCCGCGGCGATGCGCTACACCGAAGCGCGCCTGACGCCGATCTCGCGGCTGCTGCTGGACGAGATCGACGAAGGCACGGTCGATTTCATCCCCAACTACGACGGCTCGATGCAGGAGCCCAAGCTGTTGCCGGCGCGGCTGCCGTTCGTGCTGCTCAACGGCGCCTCGGGCATCGCGGTGGGCATGGCCACCGAGATCCCGCCGCATAACCTGCGCGAGGTCGCCGCCGCCACCGTGGCCATGATCCGCAACCCGAATATCGCGCTGGCCGAGCTGCTGGCGCTGATGCCGGGGCCGGACTATCCCGGCGGCGGGCAGATCATCTCGCCGGCGGCGGACATCGCCCAGATCTACGAGAACGGCCGCGGCAGCCTCAAGGTGCGCGCGCGCTGGACCATCGAAGAACTGGCGCGCGGCCAGTGGCAGCTGGTGGTGACCGAGCTGCCGCCGAATACCTCGGCGCAGAAGGTGCTGGAAGAGATCGAGGAAATCACCAACCCCAAGATCAAGACCGGCAAGAAGGCGCTGACGCAGGACCAGCAGCAGCTCAAGGCCACCGTGCTGGCGGTGCTCGACGCGGTCCGCGACGAGTCCGGCAAGGACGCGCCGGTGCGGCTGGTGTTCGAGCCCAAGAGCAAGAACATCGACCAGCAGGAGTTCATCCAGACGCTGCTGGCGCATACCAGCCTGGAATCCGGCGCGCCGATCAACCTGGTGATGATCGGCACCGACGGCCGGCCGCGCCAGAAGGGCCTGCGCGAGATCCTGGGCGAGTGGATCGCGTTCCGCTTCGACACCGTCACGCGCCGCACGCGCCATCGCCTGGGCAAGGTCGAGGACCGCATCCATATCCTCGAAGGCCGGATGCTGGTGCTGCTCAATATCGACGAGGTGATCCGCATCATCCGCGAGAGCGACGAGCCCAAGCCCGCGCTGGTCGAGGCCTTCGGCCTGAGCGACCGCCAGGCCGAGGACATCCTGGAAATCCGGCTGCGCCAGCTGGCGCGCCTGGAAGCGATCCGGATCGAGAAGGAACTGAAGGAACTGCGCGAGGAGCAGGCCGACCTCGACGTGCTGCTCAAGTCCGAGACCATGATGCGCCGTCGCATCATCAAGGAGATCGAGACCGACGCCAAGCAGTACAGCCCGGAAGACAAGGATCCGCGCCGCACGCTGATCCAGGAAGAGCGCCGCGCCGCGGCCGAGGTGCGCGTGATCGACGAGCCGGTGACGGTGGTGATGTCGCAGAAGGGCTGGGTGCGCACGCGCCAGGGCCACGGCCACGACCCGCAGCAGTTCACCTTCAAGGCGGGCGATGCGCTCTACAACACCTTCGACTGCCGCACCGTCGACGTGCTGCTGGTGTTCGGCACCAACGGCCGGGTCTATTCCGTGCCGGTGTCCAGCCTGCCGGGCGGGCGCGGCGACGGGGTGCCCATCACCACGCTGATCGAGCTGCAGTCCGGCAGCCAGGTGGCGCACACCTTTGCCGGCAGCGCCAGCCAGCGCGTGCTGATCGCCACCGCGAGCGGCAACGGCTTCCAGACCACGGTGGGCGACATGACCGGCCGGCAGAAGGGCGGCAAGTCGTTCCTGACGCTGGACGACGGCGATGCCCCGCTGCCGCCGGCGCCGATCGGCGACGAGGCCACGCATGCGGCCTGCCTGTCCGGCAACGGCCGCCTGCTGCTGGTGGCGCTGGATGAAGTGAAGGTGCTGTCCGCCGGCGGCCGCGGCGTGATCCTGATGGAGCTGGAGCCGAAGGAGAAGCTGCTGCAGGCGGTGGCCGTGGGCGCGCCGGGGCTGGTGCTGTCCGGCGCGGGCCGCGGCGGCAAGCCGTCGTCGCAGAAGCTGGCCGGGCAGTCGCTGCTGCCGTACGTGGGCAAGCGCGCGCGCAAGGGCAAGCCGATCGAGGCGAAGCTGAAGGAGCCGAGGATCGAGCCGGTGCGGGTGGAGCCGCCGGGCAACGGCAACTGA
- a CDS encoding DNA topoisomerase IV subunit B has protein sequence MASKTSQYSESSIRVLKGLEPVKQRPGMYTRTDNPLHIVQEVIDNASDEALGGHGSEILVTLHRDGSLSVEDDGRGIPVGIHPEEGVPVVEIVFTRLHAGGKFDKGKGGAYAFSGGLHGVGVSVTNALSTQLDVTVWRDGMCSTLTFSGGDVTVPLASRKLERGEKKNGTRVQVWPDAKYFDSAAIPLAELQRLLRSKAVLLPGVKVTLVTEKTGERQTWQYDQGLKGYLVEALAQGSGAELVIPMFEGEHFADPDANPGEEGFADGEGASWVVAWTEDGAPVRESYVNLIPTPAGGTHESGLREGLFQAVKSFIEMHALQPKGVKLMSEDVFARASFVLSAKVLDPQFQGQIKERLNSRDAVRLVSTFSRPALELWLNHHVEYGKKLAELVIRQAQARTRAAQKVEKKKGSGVAVLPGKLTDCESTDVTRNELFLVEGDSAGGSAKMGRDKEFQAILPLRGKVLNTWETERDRLFANNEVHDIAVAIGVDPHGPNDEPDLSNLRYGKICILSDADVDGAHIQVLLLTLFFRHFPKLIETGNVYVARPPLFRVDAPARGKKPAQKLYALDEGELEAIQDKLLKDGVKENSWQISRFKGLGEMSAEQLWETTMNPDTRRLLPVMLGEYDLPQTVEMMNMLMGKGEAAQRRSWLEEKGNEVEADI, from the coding sequence ATGGCGAGCAAAACCAGTCAGTACAGCGAATCTTCCATCCGGGTCCTGAAGGGCCTGGAGCCGGTCAAGCAGCGCCCCGGCATGTACACCCGGACCGACAACCCCCTGCATATCGTGCAGGAGGTGATCGACAATGCCTCGGACGAGGCCCTCGGCGGCCATGGCTCCGAGATCCTGGTGACCCTGCATCGCGACGGCAGCCTCAGCGTGGAAGACGACGGCCGCGGCATCCCGGTGGGCATCCACCCGGAAGAGGGCGTGCCGGTGGTCGAGATCGTCTTTACCCGGCTGCACGCCGGCGGCAAGTTCGACAAGGGCAAGGGCGGCGCCTATGCCTTTTCCGGCGGCCTGCATGGCGTCGGCGTGTCGGTGACCAATGCCCTGTCGACGCAGCTGGACGTGACCGTCTGGCGCGACGGCATGTGCTCGACGCTGACCTTCTCCGGCGGCGACGTGACCGTGCCGCTGGCATCGCGCAAGCTCGAGCGCGGCGAGAAGAAGAACGGCACGCGCGTGCAGGTGTGGCCGGATGCCAAGTATTTCGATTCGGCCGCGATCCCGCTGGCCGAGCTGCAGCGCCTGCTGCGCAGCAAGGCGGTGCTGCTGCCGGGCGTCAAGGTCACGCTGGTGACCGAGAAAACCGGCGAGCGCCAGACCTGGCAGTACGACCAGGGCCTGAAGGGCTACCTGGTGGAGGCGCTGGCGCAGGGTAGCGGCGCCGAGCTGGTGATCCCGATGTTCGAAGGCGAGCACTTCGCCGACCCCGACGCCAACCCCGGCGAGGAAGGCTTTGCCGACGGCGAGGGCGCGTCGTGGGTGGTGGCCTGGACCGAGGACGGCGCGCCGGTGCGCGAGTCCTACGTCAACCTGATCCCCACGCCGGCCGGCGGCACGCATGAGTCAGGCCTGCGGGAAGGGCTGTTCCAGGCGGTCAAGAGCTTTATCGAGATGCACGCGCTGCAGCCCAAGGGCGTCAAGCTGATGAGCGAGGACGTGTTCGCGCGCGCCTCGTTCGTGCTGTCGGCCAAGGTGCTGGACCCGCAGTTCCAGGGCCAGATCAAGGAGCGCCTGAACAGCCGCGACGCGGTGCGGCTGGTGTCCACCTTCAGCCGTCCGGCGCTGGAGCTGTGGCTGAACCACCATGTCGAGTACGGCAAGAAGCTGGCCGAGCTGGTGATCCGCCAGGCCCAGGCGCGCACGCGCGCGGCGCAGAAGGTCGAGAAGAAGAAGGGCTCCGGCGTAGCCGTGCTGCCCGGCAAGCTGACCGACTGCGAGTCCACCGACGTGACCCGCAACGAGCTGTTCCTGGTCGAGGGCGACTCCGCCGGCGGCTCGGCCAAGATGGGCCGCGACAAGGAGTTCCAGGCCATCCTGCCGCTGCGCGGCAAGGTGCTCAACACCTGGGAGACCGAGCGCGACCGCCTGTTCGCCAACAACGAGGTGCACGACATCGCCGTGGCGATCGGCGTGGATCCGCACGGCCCCAACGACGAGCCCGACCTGTCCAACCTGCGCTACGGCAAGATCTGCATCCTGTCCGATGCCGACGTCGACGGCGCGCATATCCAGGTGCTGCTGCTGACGCTGTTCTTCCGGCATTTCCCCAAGCTGATCGAGACCGGCAACGTCTATGTGGCGCGGCCGCCGCTGTTCCGCGTCGATGCCCCGGCGCGCGGCAAGAAGCCGGCGCAGAAGCTGTACGCGCTGGACGAAGGCGAGCTCGAAGCGATCCAGGACAAGCTGCTCAAGGACGGCGTCAAGGAAAACTCGTGGCAGATCTCGCGCTTCAAGGGCCTGGGCGAAATGAGCGCCGAGCAGCTGTGGGAAACCACCATGAACCCCGACACGCGCCGCCTGCTGCCCGTGATGCTGGGCGAATATGACCTGCCGCAGACCGTCGAGATGATGAACATGCTGATGGGCAAGGGCGAGGCCGCCCAGCGCCGCAGCTGGCTGGAGGAGAAGGGCAACGAGGTCGAGGCCGATATCTGA
- a CDS encoding ATP-binding cassette domain-containing protein: MALFSITDAQLAFGHVALLDHTDFSLESGERVGLIGRNGSGKSSLLKIVAGLSAPDDGLIARQSGVTSAYVPQEPQFEPGITVFDAVSQGMGDAHDLLVRYEAAADRVAEHHDDEAALAELHRLQSELDAAGAWQLRTRVETTLARLGLDSHTRVDALSGGLQKRVALAQALVAEPDILLLDEPTNHLDVEAIRWLEDLLLQFRGSVLLITHDRAFLDRVATRIVELDRGRLVSFPGNFAAYQARKAEMLAAEQVEQAKFDKLLAQEEVWIRKGVEARRTRSVSRIQRLVAMRNERAARREVQGNVKLEVSQADRSGKIVAELTDVSKAYGDKVVVRDFTATIMRGDKVGLIGPNGAGKTTLLRLILGELAPDSGTVRNGSNLQVAYFDQMRTALDLEKSLADTISPGSDWVEVNGQRKHVMSYLGDFLFAPERARSPVKSLSGGERNRLLLARLFARPANVLVLDEPTNDLDIDTLELLEELLQDYGGTVFLVSHDRAFLDNVVTSTLAAEGDGVWRESVGGYSDWVEQSARSAALQAARKPSEQKVAEPARGKDTREARGANRTVKLSYKEQRELDALPERIAALETEQKTISAQLEDGSLYVSDAAKAAQLGTRHDEIEMELLEALERWEVLEAKSKGEGA, translated from the coding sequence ATGGCCCTGTTTTCGATTACCGACGCCCAGCTTGCCTTCGGGCACGTGGCCCTGCTCGACCATACCGACTTTTCGCTGGAATCCGGCGAGCGCGTAGGGCTGATCGGGCGCAACGGCTCGGGCAAGTCCTCGCTGCTGAAGATCGTGGCCGGGCTGTCGGCGCCGGATGACGGGCTGATCGCCCGCCAGAGCGGCGTGACCAGCGCCTACGTGCCGCAGGAGCCGCAGTTTGAGCCCGGCATCACCGTGTTCGACGCCGTCTCCCAAGGCATGGGCGACGCGCACGACCTGCTGGTGCGCTACGAGGCCGCCGCCGACCGCGTCGCCGAGCACCACGACGACGAAGCGGCGCTGGCCGAGCTGCACCGGCTGCAGTCCGAGCTCGACGCCGCCGGCGCCTGGCAGCTGCGCACCCGCGTGGAAACCACGCTGGCCCGGCTGGGTCTGGATTCGCACACGCGCGTCGACGCGCTCTCGGGCGGCCTGCAGAAGCGCGTGGCGCTGGCGCAGGCGCTGGTGGCCGAGCCCGACATCCTGCTGCTGGACGAGCCCACCAACCACCTCGACGTCGAGGCGATCCGCTGGCTGGAAGACCTGCTGCTGCAGTTCCGCGGCAGCGTGCTGCTGATCACCCACGACCGCGCCTTCCTCGATCGCGTCGCCACGCGCATCGTCGAGCTGGACCGCGGGCGGCTGGTGTCCTTTCCCGGCAACTTCGCCGCCTACCAGGCGCGCAAGGCGGAGATGCTGGCCGCCGAGCAGGTCGAGCAGGCCAAGTTCGACAAGCTGCTGGCGCAGGAAGAGGTGTGGATCCGCAAGGGCGTGGAGGCGCGCCGCACGCGCAGCGTGTCGCGCATCCAGCGGCTGGTGGCGATGCGCAACGAGCGCGCCGCGCGCCGCGAGGTGCAGGGCAACGTCAAGCTGGAGGTGTCGCAGGCCGACCGCTCCGGCAAGATCGTGGCCGAACTGACGGACGTGAGCAAAGCGTATGGCGACAAGGTGGTGGTGCGCGACTTCACCGCCACCATCATGCGCGGCGACAAGGTCGGCCTGATCGGCCCCAACGGCGCCGGCAAGACCACGCTGCTGCGCCTGATCCTGGGCGAGCTGGCGCCGGACAGCGGCACAGTGCGCAACGGCAGCAACCTGCAGGTGGCGTACTTCGACCAGATGCGCACCGCGCTGGACCTGGAGAAATCGCTGGCCGACACCATCAGCCCGGGCAGCGACTGGGTCGAGGTCAACGGCCAGCGCAAGCACGTGATGAGCTACCTGGGCGACTTCCTGTTCGCGCCCGAGCGCGCGCGCTCGCCGGTCAAGTCACTGTCGGGCGGCGAGCGCAACCGGCTGCTGCTGGCGCGCCTGTTCGCGCGGCCGGCCAACGTACTGGTGCTGGACGAGCCCACCAACGACCTCGACATCGACACGCTGGAGCTGCTGGAAGAACTGCTGCAGGACTACGGCGGCACCGTGTTCCTGGTCTCGCACGACCGCGCCTTCCTCGACAACGTGGTGACCTCCACGCTGGCCGCCGAAGGCGACGGGGTCTGGCGCGAATCGGTGGGCGGGTATTCCGACTGGGTCGAGCAATCCGCGCGCAGCGCCGCGCTGCAGGCGGCGCGCAAGCCGTCGGAGCAGAAGGTGGCGGAGCCGGCCAGGGGCAAGGATACGCGCGAGGCGCGCGGGGCCAACCGGACGGTCAAGCTGTCGTACAAGGAGCAGCGGGAACTGGATGCGCTGCCGGAGCGCATCGCCGCGCTGGAGACCGAGCAGAAGACGATCTCGGCGCAGCTGGAGGATGGGTCGCTCTATGTCAGCGATGCCGCCAAGGCGGCGCAGCTGGGCACGCGGCACGACGAGATCGAGATGGAACTGCTGGAAGCGCTGGAGCGCTGGGAAGTGCTGGAGGCGAAGTCGAAGGGGGAGGGGGCTTGA
- a CDS encoding lytic transglycosylase domain-containing protein, with product MKTRTPGNPWRKATAALLALAGLACVPAAHAELWGFIDADGVAHFADQKLDARYKLFMKDGGKLDTARLSARQAQAAGGDIDLEQHKLYRYVVNHPNIKTVEPLIHQIAGKQDVDPALVKAVMAVESGFNPAAVSPKGAIGLMQVIPDTGARFGVSADARRTIEQKLADPRTNITAGVRYLSWLMQQFPNNLELVLAAYNAGEGAVQRYNNRIPPYPETRQYVSTVLQFYRLYQPQQGVVLRRASAGAGDDGPRVKMVIGARRPMP from the coding sequence ATGAAGACGAGAACCCCCGGCAATCCCTGGCGCAAGGCAACCGCAGCCCTGCTGGCGCTGGCCGGGCTCGCCTGCGTGCCGGCGGCGCATGCCGAGCTGTGGGGCTTTATCGATGCCGACGGCGTGGCGCACTTTGCCGACCAGAAGCTCGACGCGCGCTACAAGCTGTTCATGAAGGACGGCGGCAAGCTGGACACCGCGCGCCTGTCCGCGCGGCAGGCGCAGGCGGCCGGTGGCGACATCGACCTCGAGCAGCACAAGCTGTACCGCTACGTCGTCAACCATCCCAATATCAAGACCGTCGAGCCGCTGATCCACCAGATCGCCGGCAAGCAGGATGTCGATCCCGCGCTGGTCAAGGCGGTGATGGCGGTGGAGTCCGGCTTCAACCCGGCGGCGGTGTCGCCCAAGGGCGCGATCGGCCTGATGCAGGTGATTCCCGACACCGGCGCGCGCTTTGGCGTCAGCGCCGATGCGCGCCGCACCATCGAGCAGAAGCTGGCCGATCCGCGCACCAACATCACCGCCGGGGTGCGCTACCTGAGCTGGCTGATGCAGCAGTTTCCCAACAACCTGGAGCTGGTGCTGGCGGCGTACAACGCCGGCGAGGGCGCGGTGCAGCGCTACAACAACCGCATCCCGCCGTATCCGGAGACGCGGCAGTACGTCAGCACCGTGCTGCAGTTCTACCGGCTGTACCAGCCGCAGCAGGGCGTGGTGCTCAGGCGCGCCAGTGCCGGCGCGGGCGACGACGGCCCGCGCGTGAAGATGGTGATCGGCGCGCGCCGGCCCATGCCCTGA
- a CDS encoding IS481 family transposase — MPWSQNTVKQQREEFVRLARQADANIAELCRRFCISRKTGYKWLNREDLDDRTRRPHSSPGRTPAAVEEGVLAIRAEHSAWGARKIARVLERDHCVQIAPSTVNWVLRRHGLIDPAASSAATAWQRFEHDRPNALWQIDFKGHFATDTQRCHPLTVLDDHSRFNVLLRALGNEQFESVQEALEKAFARYGLPERINADNGPPWGSPVPRALTTLGAWLIRLGVRLSHSRPRHPQTNGKDERFHRTMQAELLANQRFRDLDDAQHHFSHWRHVYNFKRPHHALDMETPASRYAPSPRTMPRELPPIEYGSDDIVRKVGDGGRICFRGKTFRVGRALVGTPVALRPRVDLDGTFDVYFCHQKVATIDLQEAN, encoded by the coding sequence TTGCCCTGGAGCCAAAACACCGTGAAGCAGCAAAGAGAAGAGTTCGTCCGCCTGGCACGCCAGGCGGACGCCAATATTGCGGAGCTTTGCCGCCGCTTCTGCATCAGTCGCAAGACCGGTTACAAGTGGTTGAACCGAGAGGATCTGGACGACCGAACTCGGCGGCCACATAGCTCTCCCGGCCGAACTCCAGCTGCCGTCGAAGAGGGCGTGCTAGCGATCCGAGCCGAACATTCGGCCTGGGGCGCCCGCAAGATCGCACGCGTACTGGAGCGTGACCACTGCGTCCAAATCGCCCCGAGCACAGTCAATTGGGTGCTGCGCCGCCATGGCTTGATCGATCCGGCCGCCAGCTCGGCCGCTACAGCCTGGCAGCGCTTCGAGCACGACCGGCCCAATGCACTATGGCAAATTGACTTTAAAGGCCACTTCGCTACCGACACGCAGCGGTGCCACCCACTCACGGTCTTGGACGATCACTCCCGGTTCAATGTGCTGCTCAGGGCCTTGGGCAACGAACAGTTTGAATCCGTACAGGAAGCGTTAGAGAAGGCTTTTGCGCGCTATGGGCTGCCCGAGCGCATCAATGCAGACAACGGCCCGCCCTGGGGTTCTCCAGTGCCCCGTGCACTTACCACGTTGGGTGCTTGGCTGATCCGCCTGGGGGTGCGGCTCAGTCATAGCCGACCTCGCCATCCGCAGACCAACGGTAAGGACGAGCGCTTCCATCGAACCATGCAGGCAGAGCTGTTGGCCAACCAGCGCTTCCGGGATCTGGACGATGCGCAGCATCACTTCAGCCATTGGCGCCACGTGTACAACTTCAAGCGCCCACACCACGCCCTGGATATGGAGACACCCGCAAGCCGCTATGCGCCTAGTCCACGGACGATGCCGCGCGAGCTCCCGCCTATCGAGTACGGCAGCGATGACATCGTGCGAAAGGTAGGCGACGGCGGGCGCATCTGCTTCCGAGGAAAGACGTTCCGGGTCGGACGAGCCTTGGTCGGAACGCCCGTAGCGCTGCGCCCTCGCGTGGATTTGGACGGCACCTTTGATGTCTACTTCTGCCATCAGAAGGTGGCCACAATAGACCTACAGGAGGCCAATTAA